In Carassius gibelio isolate Cgi1373 ecotype wild population from Czech Republic chromosome B4, carGib1.2-hapl.c, whole genome shotgun sequence, one DNA window encodes the following:
- the LOC127955953 gene encoding gastrula zinc finger protein XlCGF57.1 isoform X2, producing the protein MEFIKEESEDLRIEEVFSVNNEEDTEEKKDLMALKEERPESNEKEEKDHCEKQHDSINGEKSFSCTHTSSQKKVQMNRSNFTCFQCGKSFTRKGNLKAHMKIHASEKPYTCSQCGNSFTCKGTLNNHMRTHTGERPYTCKQCGNSFSRKGSLNIHMRLHTGEKPYTCPQCGNSFTCKGSLKTHMRIHTGEKPYNCKLCGHTFSRKESLKTHMRIHTKEKPYTCPQCGKSFTRKGTLNGHIRCHTGPHFSQTEGLKTPIKNHTGEKPRSSTNRKRLKNHVETDIRKKPFICHHCGKSFTLNGNLKVHMRIHTGEKPYTCDQCGKSFRHNVTLNYHMRIHSRENSFQCRQCRKSFTDSKELKTHVIAHHKNPGADTFICSYCGKPCINTANLEIHIRVHTGEKPFKCIQCGKCFSLKGNLHTHMRVHTGEKPFKCLQCEKSFRYQRGLKCHLKTHSRKKLQSSESDKKFRKRSDLKNHLHIRSRGKGFNSAQCNKKILLPSHLLMHLKSHAYMRPYWCSTCGKSFKWLSNLKWHEKICIKLYFKCFKRHSFI; encoded by the exons atggagtttattaaagaggagagtgaagacttAAGGATTGAAGAAGTGTTCAGTGTCAACAATGAAGAAGATACTGAGGAAAAAAAAG aCTTGATGGCTTTGAAAGAGGAGAGACCAGAATCAAATGAAAAAGAAGAGAAAGACCATTGTGAAAAACAACATGATTCCATAAATGGAGAAAAATCTTTTAGTTGCACACATACATCTTcacaaaaaaaagttcaaatgaatAGAAGTAATTTCACCTGCTtccagtgtggaaaaagtttcactCGAAAAGGAAACCTTAAAGCCCACATGAAAATTCACGCCAGTGAGAAGCCATACACATGCTCCCAGTGCGGAAACAGTTTTACATGTAAAGGAACCCTTAATAACCACATGagaactcacactggagagagaccTTACACCTGCAAACAGTGTGGGAACAGCTTCTCGCGAAAAGGAAGTCTTAATATCCACATGAgacttcacactggagaaaaaccttatacatgccctcagtgtggaaacagTTTTACATGTAAAGGATCCCTTAAAacccacatgagaattcacactggagagaagccttacaacTGCAAACTGTGTGGGCACACTTTTTCACGAAAAGAAAGTCTTAAGactcacatgagaattcacaccaaAGAAAAACCTTATacatgccctcagtgtggaaagagtttcacacgtAAAGGAACCCTTAATGGCCACATAAGATGTCACACAGGACCTCACTTCTCACAAACGGAAGGTCTTAAGACTCCCATCAAAaatcacactggagagaaaccaagGAGTTCAACAAACAGGAAACGCCTTAAGAATCATGTAGAAACTGACATTAGAAAGAAGCCTTTTATCTGCCAtcactgtggaaagagtttcacacttAATGGAAACCTCAAGgttcacatgaggattcacactggagagaagccttacacgtgtgatcagtgtggaaagagtttcagacaTAACGTAACGCTTAATTACCACATGAGGATTCACTCGAGAGAGAACAGTTTTCAGTGTCGTCAGTGTAGAAAGAGTTTCACAGACAGTAAAGAACTAAAGACTCATGTAATTGCTCACCATAAAAACCCTGGAGCAGATACTTTCATTTGCAGTTACTGTGGAAAGCCTTGCATAAACACAGCAAACCTTGAGATTCACATccgagttcacactggagagaagccttttaaATGCATccagtgtggaaagtgtttctCGCTTAAAGGAAACCTTCACACTCACATGagggttcacactggagagaaaccattcaagTGTCTTCAGTGTGAGAAGAGTTTCAGATATCAAAGAGGCTTGAAATGTCATTTGAAAACTCACTCTAGAAAGAAATTGCAGAGTTCTGAGAGTGACAAGAAGTTTCGAAAAAGAAGCGATTTAAAAAATCACCTGCACATTCGCTCTAGAGGAAAGGGATTTAATTCTGCTCAGTGCAACAAAAAAATTCTATTGCCGTCACACTTACTGATGCATCTGAAAAGTCATGCCTATATGAGACCCTATTGGTGTTCTacatgtggaaagagttttaaatGGCTCAGCAATTTAAAATGGCACGAGAAAATATGTATTAagctatatttcaaatgtttcaaacGTCACTCATTCATATGA
- the LOC127955953 gene encoding gastrula zinc finger protein XlCGF57.1 isoform X1, producing MTKMAFIKEESEDTRIEETFRFKHEDTEEQKDLMALKEERPESNEKEEKDHCEKQHDSINGEKSFSCTHTSSQKKVQMNRSNFTCFQCGKSFTRKGNLKAHMKIHASEKPYTCSQCGNSFTCKGTLNNHMRTHTGERPYTCKQCGNSFSRKGSLNIHMRLHTGEKPYTCPQCGNSFTCKGSLKTHMRIHTGEKPYNCKLCGHTFSRKESLKTHMRIHTKEKPYTCPQCGKSFTRKGTLNGHIRCHTGPHFSQTEGLKTPIKNHTGEKPRSSTNRKRLKNHVETDIRKKPFICHHCGKSFTLNGNLKVHMRIHTGEKPYTCDQCGKSFRHNVTLNYHMRIHSRENSFQCRQCRKSFTDSKELKTHVIAHHKNPGADTFICSYCGKPCINTANLEIHIRVHTGEKPFKCIQCGKCFSLKGNLHTHMRVHTGEKPFKCLQCEKSFRYQRGLKCHLKTHSRKKLQSSESDKKFRKRSDLKNHLHIRSRGKGFNSAQCNKKILLPSHLLMHLKSHAYMRPYWCSTCGKSFKWLSNLKWHEKICIKLYFKCFKRHSFI from the coding sequence aCTTGATGGCTTTGAAAGAGGAGAGACCAGAATCAAATGAAAAAGAAGAGAAAGACCATTGTGAAAAACAACATGATTCCATAAATGGAGAAAAATCTTTTAGTTGCACACATACATCTTcacaaaaaaaagttcaaatgaatAGAAGTAATTTCACCTGCTtccagtgtggaaaaagtttcactCGAAAAGGAAACCTTAAAGCCCACATGAAAATTCACGCCAGTGAGAAGCCATACACATGCTCCCAGTGCGGAAACAGTTTTACATGTAAAGGAACCCTTAATAACCACATGagaactcacactggagagagaccTTACACCTGCAAACAGTGTGGGAACAGCTTCTCGCGAAAAGGAAGTCTTAATATCCACATGAgacttcacactggagaaaaaccttatacatgccctcagtgtggaaacagTTTTACATGTAAAGGATCCCTTAAAacccacatgagaattcacactggagagaagccttacaacTGCAAACTGTGTGGGCACACTTTTTCACGAAAAGAAAGTCTTAAGactcacatgagaattcacaccaaAGAAAAACCTTATacatgccctcagtgtggaaagagtttcacacgtAAAGGAACCCTTAATGGCCACATAAGATGTCACACAGGACCTCACTTCTCACAAACGGAAGGTCTTAAGACTCCCATCAAAaatcacactggagagaaaccaagGAGTTCAACAAACAGGAAACGCCTTAAGAATCATGTAGAAACTGACATTAGAAAGAAGCCTTTTATCTGCCAtcactgtggaaagagtttcacacttAATGGAAACCTCAAGgttcacatgaggattcacactggagagaagccttacacgtgtgatcagtgtggaaagagtttcagacaTAACGTAACGCTTAATTACCACATGAGGATTCACTCGAGAGAGAACAGTTTTCAGTGTCGTCAGTGTAGAAAGAGTTTCACAGACAGTAAAGAACTAAAGACTCATGTAATTGCTCACCATAAAAACCCTGGAGCAGATACTTTCATTTGCAGTTACTGTGGAAAGCCTTGCATAAACACAGCAAACCTTGAGATTCACATccgagttcacactggagagaagccttttaaATGCATccagtgtggaaagtgtttctCGCTTAAAGGAAACCTTCACACTCACATGagggttcacactggagagaaaccattcaagTGTCTTCAGTGTGAGAAGAGTTTCAGATATCAAAGAGGCTTGAAATGTCATTTGAAAACTCACTCTAGAAAGAAATTGCAGAGTTCTGAGAGTGACAAGAAGTTTCGAAAAAGAAGCGATTTAAAAAATCACCTGCACATTCGCTCTAGAGGAAAGGGATTTAATTCTGCTCAGTGCAACAAAAAAATTCTATTGCCGTCACACTTACTGATGCATCTGAAAAGTCATGCCTATATGAGACCCTATTGGTGTTCTacatgtggaaagagttttaaatGGCTCAGCAATTTAAAATGGCACGAGAAAATATGTATTAagctatatttcaaatgtttcaaacGTCACTCATTCATATGA
- the LOC127955953 gene encoding gastrula zinc finger protein XlCGF26.1 isoform X3, which yields MTKMAFIKEESEDTRIEETFRFKHEDTEEQKDLITLKEEDHKLNEMEQKYQYERHRDFMIKGISRKTEKTSSQKRGQKKGTKRYFTCQNCGKSFDQFGNLNVHMRIHKGEKPFSCQHCGKSFNEKGNLNVHVRVHTGERPFTCQQCGKSFSQSGNLKVHMKIHTGVCSFTCQQCGKCFTEKGNLKVHMRIHTGESSFICQQCGKSFTQKGNLKKHMMIHTGEKPYTCKLCGKGFTRELGLSYHMNSHTGEKPFICSRCGKSFTRKVTLDTHIRVHTGEKPFVCGQCGKSFRCKKNLNQHMRMHSRENCFICHQCGRNFTNMKRLQNHLITHIGKKPIMCHNCGKSYINKRMLKTHMRIHTRKRSFTCLQHKKSVRHRRGQKRHSQIHSGGKQFNCDKCNKNFLLPSHLKIHLKSHADVRPYLCFLCGKHFKWPSNLLWHQKIRICVKLRLRSHHC from the coding sequence ACCTGATTACGCTGAAGGAGGAGGATCACAAGCTTAATGAAATGGAGCAGAAATATCAGTATGAGAGACATCGTGATTTTATGATTAAAGGAATATCCAGAAAGACTGAAAAGACTTCCTCTCAAAAAAGAGGTCAGAAGAAAGGAACTAAAAGGTATTTCACCTGCCAAAactgtggaaagagttttgatCAATTTGGAAATCTTAacgtccacatgagaattcacaaaGGAGAGAAACCTTTCTCCTGCCAAcactgtggaaagagtttcaatgAAAAAGGAAACCTTAATGTCCAtgtgagagttcacactggagagaggccATTCACTTGCCAACAATGTGGAAAAAGCTTCTCTCAAAGTGGAAACCTTAAAGTTCACATGAAAATCCACACTGGTGTGTGCTCTTTTacttgccaacagtgtggaaagtgtttcacTGAGAAAGGAAACCTTAaggtccacatgagaattcacaccggagagagCTCTTTcatctgccaacagtgtggaaagagtttcactcaaaaaggaaaccttaaaaaacacatgatgattcacactggagagaagccttacacctgCAAATTATGTGGGAAGGGCTTCACACGTGAACTAGGCCTTAGCTATCACATGAACagtcacactggagaaaaaccattCATATGTAGTcgatgtggaaagagtttcactcgTAAAGTGACCCTTGATACCCACAttagagttcacactggagagaagccattcGTATGtggtcagtgtggaaagagtttcagatgTAAAAAAAACCTTAATCAGCACATGAGGATGCACTCAAGGGAGAACTGTTTTATATGTCATCAGTGTGGAAGGAATTTCACAAACATGAAACGCCTTCAGAATCATTTAATAACTCACATTGGAAAGAAGCCTATTATGTGCCATAACTGTGGAAAgagttatataaataaaagaatgcTAAAGactcacatgagaattcacactagAAAGAGGTCTTTCACGTGTCTTCAGCATAAGAAAAGTGTAAGACACCGAAGAGGCCAGAAACGTCATTCACAAATTCACTCTGGAGGAAAACAATTTAATTgtgataaatgtaataaaaatttccTGTTGCCATCACACTTAAAGATACACCTGAAAAGTCATGCAGATGTGAGACCCtatttgtgttttttgtgtggtAAGCATTTTAAATGGCCCAGCAATTTACTATGGCACCAGAAAATCCGTATCTGTGTAAAATTAAGGCTTCGCTCACACCACTGTTGA